From Pan troglodytes isolate AG18354 chromosome 9, NHGRI_mPanTro3-v2.0_pri, whole genome shotgun sequence, the proteins below share one genomic window:
- the PRG3 gene encoding proteoglycan 3 has translation MQRLLLLPFLLLGTVSALHLENDAPHLESLETQADLGQDLDSSKEQERDLALTEEVIQAEEEEVKSSACQDNFEDEEAMESDPAALDKDFQCPREEDIVEVQGSPRCKTCRYLLVRTPKTFAEAQNVCSRCYGGNLVSIHDFNFNYRIQCCTSTVNQAQVWIGGNLRGWFLWKRFCWTDGSHWNFAYWSPGQPGNGQGSCVALCTKGGYWRRAQCDKQLPFVCSF, from the exons ATGCAACGCCTCTTGCTCCTGCCCTTTCTCCTGCTGGGAACAGTTTCTGCTCTTCATCTGG AGAATGATGCCCCCCATCTGGAGAGCCTAGAGACACAGGCAGACCTAGGCCAGGATCTGGATAGTTCaaaggagcaggagagagactTGGCTCTGACCGAGGAGGTGAttcaggcagaggaagaggaggtcAAGTCTTCTGCCTGTCAAGACAACTTTGAGGATGAGGAAGCCATGGAGTCGGACCCAGCTGCCTTAGACAAGGACTTCCAGTGCCCCAGGGAAGAAGACATTGTTGAAGTGCAGGGAAGTCCAAGGTGCAAGACCTGCCGCTACCTATTGGTGCGGACTCCTAAAACTTTTGCAGAAGCTCAG AATGTCTGCAGCAGATGCTACGGAGGCAACCTTGTCTCTATCCATGACTTCAACTTCAACTATCGCATTCAGTGCTGCACTAGCACAGTCAACCAAGCCCAGGTCTGGATTGGAGGCAACCTCAGGGGCTGG TTCCTGTGGAAGCGGTTTTGCTGGACTGATGGGAGCCACTGGAATTTTGCTTACTGGTCCCCAGGGCAACCTGGGAATGGGCAAGGCTCCTGTGTGGCCCTATGCACCAAAG GAGGTTATTGGCGACGAGCTCAATGCGACAAGCAACTGCCCTTCGTCTGCTCCTTCTAA